The window GGAAGGACGCTGGCATAGGTGAGGCCGCGATCGCCGTTGAGGATCCACGCGCCCTGCGGCTTGGGCTTCATATCGGCGACGCGCACGCCCCGCACCGCGACGACGGTGCCGCGCAGCGAGGGGACGTTGGTGGTGGTCGCGGCCGGGCTGGCGGTGCGCGCGAGTTGGAGGAAGCGATCGATCCCGTCGACGGGGATGTCGAGCGCGAAGAAATTGGGCGCCTTCTTCGGCACGGTCTGTTCGATCTGCGCGGTCAGGTTCGACTGCGCGACCGCGAGGGTGACGAACAGGGTGAGGCCGAGGCCGAGCGCGACGACCAGCCGATCGGTCTGCGCGCCGGGGCGGTGGAGATTGGCGAGCGCGAGCCGGGCGAGCGGGCGGCGCGGGCGGGGCAGGGCGGCGGCGAGGCGGCGGATTCCCCAGCCGATCAGGCTCAACAGTGCGAACACCCCGGCGGCGGCGGCGAGGAAACCGGCGCTCAGGATCGCGTCGCGCGCGCTGATGATCGCGAGCGCGGCGATGCCGAGGCCCGCGACGATCATCGCGATCAGGACAGGCGTCGAGGGGCGGCGGGCACCGTCGACAATCTCACGGAACATGCTGGCCGCCGGCACGCGGCGCGCGCGGGCGAGCGGGGGGAGGCTGAAGAGGAGGGCGGTGAGCAGGCCGTAAATGGCGCTGGTGATCAGCGGGATCGGATAGAGGCCGAAGCGCGGTTTCACGGGCAAGGCATCGCCCGCGAGCCAGCCGACGGCCTGCGGCACGAAAATGCCGACGATCAAACCGGCGGTGATGGCGCCTGCCGCGACGATCGCGACCTGGATCAGATAGACGCGGAAGATGATGACGGAGGATGCGCCGAGGATCTTGAGCGTGGCGATCGATCCGCGCCGCTGATCGAGCCATGAGGCGACACCGTTGCCCACGCCGATCCCCGCCACGATCAGGGCGGTGAGGCCGACGAGGGTGAGGAACTGTTCGAGCTGCTGGACGAAGCGGCGCAGGCCGCGCGCGGCGTTGCTGCTGTCCTTCACGTCCCAATTGGCGTCATGGAAGCGGTGGCCGAGATCTTCGGCGAGCGCGTGCGCATCCTCGCCCGTGTCGAGGCGGATGCGGTAGCGCGATTCGTAGAGGCTGCCGGGCTGGATGAGCCTGGTCGCGGCGAGCGCGGCGGGATCGATGAGGACGGTCGGGCCGAGGCTGAAGCCTTCGCCGACCTGATCGGGTTCGCTGGCTATCAGGCCGATCACCGTCAGCCGCGCCTCGCCGACGCGGATGATGCTGCCGGGTTTGAGGTTGAGCCGGTCGGCAAGTGCGGGGGCGATTGCGGCCTGCAGGCCGTGGGGGCGATTGGTGAGCGCGCCGGGCTGCATCGTGAAGGCGCCGTAGAGCGGCCAGCGCGCGTCGATGCTCTTGAGCTGGGTGAGGAGCGAGGCCGAGCCGTCTTCGCGTGTTGCCATCGCGCGCATGCGCACGCTTTCGGAAATGGTGCCGAGGCGGGCGAAGGCGGCGCGCTCCTCAGGCGTGGCGCCGCGCTGAGTGACTGACATTTCGATGTCGGCGCCGAGGATCGTCTGCCCCTGCGCCTCGAGTTCGCCGATGATCGAAGAGGCGAGGCTGCCAACGCCGGCGAGGGCTGCAACGCCCAGGAACAGGCAGATCGCGAGCAGTCGCAGACCGCGCATGCCTCCGCGCAGTTCGCGCAGGGCCAGGGTGAGAGAGAGGCTCATGCGGCCGTCTCCCCACCACTCGTCATTGCGAGAAGCCGCAGGCGACGAAGCAATCCAGGCCCGGACATGAGTGGGTCACGAGCCTCTCCAGTTGGGGCCTGGATTGCTTCGCTACGCTCGCAATGACGAGTCATGGATGAGATGGTCACGCCGCTTTCTTGTCCGAGACGATCAGGCCGTCGCGCATTTCGACGACGCGGCCGCAGCGGGCGGCCAGCGCGGCGTCGTGGGTGATGACGAGGAGGGTGGCGCCGGCCTCTGCCTGGCGCGCGAAGAGCAGGTCCATGATCGTGGCGCCGGTCGCGGCATCGAGATTGCCGGTCGGCTCGTCGGCGAAGATCAGGGCCGGGCGGGGGGCCATTGCGCGGGCGATGGCGACGCGCTGCTGCTCGCCGCCCGAAAGCTGCGCGGGATAATGGCCGGTGCGGTGGCCGAGGCCGACCGCTTCGAGTTCGGCGCGGG is drawn from Sphingomonas crocodyli and contains these coding sequences:
- a CDS encoding ABC transporter permease codes for the protein MSLSLTLALRELRGGMRGLRLLAICLFLGVAALAGVGSLASSIIGELEAQGQTILGADIEMSVTQRGATPEERAAFARLGTISESVRMRAMATREDGSASLLTQLKSIDARWPLYGAFTMQPGALTNRPHGLQAAIAPALADRLNLKPGSIIRVGEARLTVIGLIASEPDQVGEGFSLGPTVLIDPAALAATRLIQPGSLYESRYRIRLDTGEDAHALAEDLGHRFHDANWDVKDSSNAARGLRRFVQQLEQFLTLVGLTALIVAGIGVGNGVASWLDQRRGSIATLKILGASSVIIFRVYLIQVAIVAAGAITAGLIVGIFVPQAVGWLAGDALPVKPRFGLYPIPLITSAIYGLLTALLFSLPPLARARRVPAASMFREIVDGARRPSTPVLIAMIVAGLGIAALAIISARDAILSAGFLAAAAGVFALLSLIGWGIRRLAAALPRPRRPLARLALANLHRPGAQTDRLVVALGLGLTLFVTLAVAQSNLTAQIEQTVPKKAPNFFALDIPVDGIDRFLQLARTASPAATTTNVPSLRGTVVAVRGVRVADMKPKPQGAWILNGDRGLTYASVLPEGNEIVEGKWWPAYYSGPPLISVEDRAALALDLHPGDAMTISVLGVEIETKVASIRRVNWETMGFNFGIIFAPGALEGAPHSYMATVSLPDAAEARLNRSVAATFPSVSLIRVKDVVGQVSTLFGQMATAIRAAAAVAVAAGIAVLIGAIAASRRARIYDAVLLKLLGATRGQILFAQALEYALLSIAVAIVALLIGSAAGWYLVTQLFELPWATDWSLVLATLAIGALGTLGIGLLGAIPALSARPARALRSL